Proteins from a genomic interval of Clostridium scatologenes:
- a CDS encoding sigma-54 interaction domain-containing protein yields MYSAMYEIREFIQNLIETTSSIIEFDIYVMDSHLVRVAATGLFKESIGQALPKGCANDYVIENGQVLIIDSPKGNKICDTCPIKTYGKCFNEYSIAYPIKNDGKCIGAITIMSLTSKLKEKQVKIRSQLITFLERLAESILTKIKEKETKDRLITVLNSISEGVVLTSSSGEILVFNSVMEEILKHKNNIKEIFVENNFENIISDFKEEADKELEVILRAAIPNNRMFVSVKFINNSNEKTDILFIFKHKKELSNIAYKLLADASHLNINLDSIKGNSKLINQTKSLATQAAKYESNILILGESGTGKEVFARAIHKMSKRKEEPFIAINCAAIPENLLESELFGYESGAFTGANKGGKPGKFELANGGTIFLDEVGDLSLHLQPKLLRVIEQGQLERVGGVKSIKLDVRIISATNKDLEAMVKKGEFREDFFYRLCVIPIMIPPLRKRLEDIILLAEYFLDKYNKKLNKNILGISEEVKKQLLLYDWPGNVRELENVLEYSVNMENKDILTLSCIPKKISEEKKEIQYNNLESIRKKCLEKLIIKHGSTLAGKQKIAEELGISLSTLYRDIKKYNL; encoded by the coding sequence ATGTATAGTGCAATGTATGAAATAAGAGAATTTATACAGAATTTAATAGAGACAACAAGTTCTATTATTGAATTTGATATTTATGTTATGGATAGTCACTTAGTAAGAGTTGCTGCAACTGGATTATTTAAGGAATCCATAGGACAAGCACTTCCAAAGGGGTGTGCCAACGATTATGTTATAGAGAATGGCCAGGTTTTAATTATAGATAGCCCTAAAGGTAATAAAATATGTGATACATGTCCCATTAAGACTTATGGAAAATGCTTTAATGAGTATTCTATAGCATATCCTATAAAAAATGATGGAAAATGCATTGGAGCTATTACTATTATGTCACTAACTTCCAAACTTAAAGAAAAACAGGTTAAAATAAGAAGTCAACTTATAACTTTTTTAGAAAGATTAGCAGAAAGTATTTTAACTAAAATAAAAGAAAAAGAAACAAAGGATAGATTAATAACAGTTTTAAATTCTATAAGTGAGGGAGTTGTGCTTACAAGTTCCTCAGGAGAAATACTTGTTTTCAACAGTGTAATGGAAGAAATTCTAAAACATAAGAATAACATAAAAGAAATTTTTGTGGAAAATAATTTTGAAAATATAATAAGTGATTTTAAAGAGGAAGCTGATAAGGAATTGGAGGTTATTTTAAGAGCTGCAATTCCTAATAATAGAATGTTTGTAAGCGTAAAATTCATAAATAACAGTAATGAAAAGACAGATATTCTTTTTATATTTAAACATAAAAAAGAATTGAGTAATATAGCATATAAACTTTTAGCTGATGCTTCACATTTAAATATAAATCTTGACAGTATAAAGGGTAATAGTAAGTTAATTAATCAAACTAAAAGTCTTGCTACACAGGCGGCAAAATATGAATCTAATATTTTAATTTTAGGGGAAAGTGGTACAGGAAAAGAAGTATTTGCACGAGCTATTCATAAAATGAGTAAAAGAAAAGAAGAGCCTTTTATAGCTATTAATTGTGCTGCAATACCTGAAAATCTTCTTGAAAGTGAACTTTTTGGATATGAAAGTGGTGCTTTTACAGGTGCAAATAAGGGTGGAAAGCCGGGCAAATTTGAACTTGCTAACGGAGGAACTATTTTTCTTGACGAAGTTGGAGATTTATCATTACATTTGCAGCCTAAATTACTTAGGGTTATAGAGCAAGGACAATTGGAAAGGGTAGGAGGAGTAAAGTCCATAAAATTGGATGTGAGAATAATTTCAGCTACTAATAAGGATCTTGAAGCTATGGTGAAAAAGGGAGAGTTCAGAGAAGATTTTTTTTATAGATTATGTGTAATACCAATAATGATACCTCCCCTTAGAAAAAGATTAGAGGATATAATTTTACTTGCAGAGTATTTTCTTGATAAGTATAATAAAAAATTAAATAAAAATATACTTGGGATATCGGAAGAAGTAAAAAAGCAATTATTATTATATGATTGGCCAGGAAATGTAAGGGAGCTGGAGAATGTTCTTGAGTATTCTGTCAATATGGAAAATAAAGATATACTCACATTGTCATGTATTCCTAAAAAAATAAGTGAAGAAAAAAAAGAAATTCAATATAATAATTTAGAATCAATAAGAAAAAAATGTCTTGAGAAATTAATAATTAAACATGGTAGTACTCTTGCAGGTAAACAAAAAATTGCAGAAGAATTAGGAATAAGTCTATCTACATTATATAGAGATATAAAAAAATATAATTTATAA
- a CDS encoding gamma-glutamyl-gamma-aminobutyrate hydrolase family protein produces the protein MKPVIGICADYSYGLNGVYEGFGCGFDYQIAANDYVKVVEKAGGIPVIIPVFNDLNNVGNVIDIVDGIIFAGGADIEPKHYGQYIGTKIGKIIPERDKQELQLAKNIIENTEIPILGVCRGYQLLNVVCGGTLYQDLSEIPLELRNNKIINHSMKGSPKYNPVHEVEINEKSRFYRIFNKKTMSVNSYHHQAIKDLADNFNVSTISPDGIVEAIELKSENRFVVGVQWHPEMLSECNDEQLLIFKALINACKEYKILHCAS, from the coding sequence ATGAAACCAGTTATAGGCATATGTGCAGATTATTCTTATGGATTGAATGGAGTTTATGAAGGGTTCGGATGTGGATTTGATTACCAAATTGCTGCCAATGATTATGTTAAGGTAGTTGAAAAGGCAGGTGGAATTCCTGTAATTATTCCAGTGTTTAATGATTTGAATAACGTTGGAAATGTTATTGATATTGTGGATGGTATAATTTTTGCAGGTGGAGCAGATATTGAACCAAAGCATTATGGACAATACATAGGAACAAAAATAGGAAAAATAATTCCAGAAAGAGATAAACAGGAATTGCAATTAGCAAAGAATATTATTGAAAATACTGAAATTCCTATTTTAGGTGTTTGCAGAGGATATCAACTTTTAAATGTAGTCTGTGGAGGAACTCTTTATCAGGATTTATCTGAAATTCCATTAGAATTAAGAAATAATAAAATTATAAATCATTCAATGAAGGGGTCACCAAAATATAACCCGGTGCATGAAGTTGAGATTAATGAAAAAAGTAGATTTTATAGAATTTTTAATAAAAAAACTATGAGCGTGAATTCTTATCATCATCAGGCAATAAAGGATCTAGCTGACAATTTTAATGTTTCTACTATATCACCAGATGGAATAGTTGAAGCTATAGAATTAAAAAGTGAAAATAGATTTGTTGTAGGTGTACAATGGCATCCTGAAATGTTAAGTGAATGCAATGATGAACAACTTTTGATATTTAAAGCACTTATAAATGCTTGTAAGGAATATAAAATACTTCATTGTGCTAGTTAA
- a CDS encoding amino acid permease — protein sequence MSDKNNGSHENLERGLEERHIQMIALGGAIGVGLFLGSATTIKMAGPAILLSYLAGGIILFIIMRALGEMAVEHPVAGSFSAYANEYMGPLAGYLTGWTYWLNWISCCMAEVTAIGIYINFWFPSIPKWISALVTLVVMVCINLVAVKAFGECEFWFALIKVVAIIAMIIIGVIMIVTGIGNAGKPIGISNLWINGGFFPNGIKGPVSALALVTFAFFGTELIGITAGEAKNPEKTIPSAINKVFWRICIFYVGALTVIMCLYPWNKIGVIGSPFVLTFSKLGIKSAAGIINFVVLTAAFSGCNSGIYTTGRMVYNLSLQGSAPKVFGKVSKRHVPMNAILASSACMLIGVVLNYFLPGKVFLYLASIATFAGLFAWFMIVLVQIKFRKSLTPDQVKTLKFPMKMYPYTNYFALVYLVFVFFMMALNPDTLIAVIVGPIWLIGLTVCYYVFGLNKNNSSKEESNFKEGC from the coding sequence ATGAGCGATAAAAATAATGGTTCGCATGAAAATCTTGAACGTGGATTAGAAGAAAGACATATTCAAATGATAGCGTTGGGTGGCGCAATAGGCGTTGGCTTGTTCTTAGGATCAGCAACTACTATTAAAATGGCAGGACCTGCAATTTTGCTATCATATTTAGCTGGAGGAATTATCTTATTTATTATTATGCGCGCACTTGGTGAAATGGCAGTTGAACATCCAGTTGCAGGTTCATTTAGCGCTTATGCTAATGAATATATGGGACCACTTGCTGGATATTTAACAGGATGGACTTATTGGTTAAATTGGATTTCATGTTGTATGGCGGAAGTTACTGCAATAGGAATTTATATTAATTTCTGGTTTCCATCTATCCCTAAATGGATATCAGCGTTAGTAACTCTCGTTGTTATGGTATGTATAAACTTAGTTGCAGTAAAAGCTTTTGGAGAATGTGAATTTTGGTTTGCTCTTATAAAAGTCGTTGCTATTATTGCCATGATTATTATAGGTGTAATTATGATTGTAACGGGAATAGGTAATGCAGGAAAGCCTATAGGTATTTCAAATTTATGGATTAATGGTGGATTTTTCCCTAATGGAATAAAAGGACCTGTAAGCGCGTTAGCATTGGTTACTTTTGCATTCTTTGGTACCGAACTTATAGGTATTACTGCTGGTGAAGCAAAAAATCCAGAAAAAACTATACCATCCGCTATTAATAAAGTTTTCTGGAGAATTTGTATATTTTATGTAGGAGCATTAACAGTAATCATGTGTCTTTATCCATGGAATAAAATAGGGGTAATTGGAAGTCCATTTGTTTTGACATTTAGTAAACTTGGTATTAAATCTGCAGCTGGAATTATAAACTTTGTTGTATTGACAGCAGCATTTTCTGGATGTAATAGTGGTATTTATACAACAGGGCGTATGGTATATAATTTGTCGCTTCAAGGTTCAGCACCAAAAGTTTTTGGGAAAGTTAGTAAAAGACATGTTCCTATGAATGCAATTTTGGCATCTTCAGCGTGTATGTTAATTGGTGTCGTGCTTAATTATTTTTTGCCAGGTAAGGTATTTTTATATCTTGCTAGTATTGCAACCTTTGCAGGTTTATTTGCATGGTTTATGATAGTATTAGTACAAATAAAGTTTAGAAAGAGTCTTACACCTGATCAAGTAAAAACATTAAAGTTTCCAATGAAGATGTATCCATATACAAATTATTTTGCTTTAGTATACTTGGTATTCGTATTTTTTATGATGGCTTTGAATCCTGATACGCTAATAGCAGTTATTGTAGGACCAATTTGGCTTATAGGTTTGACTGTTTGCTATTATGTATTTGGTCTTAATAAAAACAATTCTTCTAAAGAGGAAAGCAATTTTAAAGAAGGTTGCTAA
- a CDS encoding MerR family transcriptional regulator translates to MELQFTSGQVCKIFNITKQTLLFYDKIGILKPQYVDSNNGYRYYFLNQFELLYLILSLKEIGMSLKEIKNHLTQRSLEKNILLFENQISKIQNKIANLETINKRLQKSLNRIKQVDNIKNSDEFIIKYVPEKYLYSIPVQRVNGLQDFNLTLSKIKEHIGNCLDTCFWDVGCIEKYDSFEKNRNTEMFVVVDSIFKDQYLKIKPAGHYLCTYHYGSYNTLDTTYKNLFNYMNLNGFNISEDIYEIYIVDILNTDNESNFITEISIKI, encoded by the coding sequence ATGGAATTGCAATTTACATCTGGACAAGTTTGTAAAATATTTAATATTACTAAACAAACACTTCTTTTTTACGACAAAATAGGTATTTTAAAGCCACAATATGTAGATTCAAATAACGGATATAGATATTATTTTTTGAATCAATTTGAACTTTTATATCTAATTTTGTCTCTCAAAGAAATAGGAATGTCTTTAAAGGAAATTAAAAATCATCTTACTCAGAGATCATTAGAAAAAAATATTCTTCTATTTGAAAATCAAATTTCCAAAATTCAAAATAAAATTGCTAATTTGGAAACAATTAATAAGAGATTACAAAAGAGCCTTAATCGAATAAAACAAGTAGATAATATAAAAAATAGTGATGAATTTATCATAAAGTATGTACCTGAAAAATATCTATATTCAATACCTGTTCAACGTGTTAACGGATTGCAAGATTTTAACTTGACCCTTTCCAAAATAAAAGAACATATAGGAAACTGTTTAGATACATGCTTTTGGGATGTAGGATGTATAGAAAAATATGATTCTTTCGAAAAAAACAGAAATACTGAAATGTTTGTAGTAGTAGATAGCATTTTTAAAGATCAATATTTAAAAATAAAACCTGCAGGACATTACCTTTGTACTTATCATTATGGATCTTATAATACATTAGATACTACATATAAAAATCTATTTAACTACATGAATTTAAATGGTTTTAATATTTCTGAAGATATATATGAAATTTATATTGTTGATATTCTAAACACAGATAATGAAAGTAATTTTATTACAGAAATTTCAATTAAAATATAG
- a CDS encoding FAD-dependent oxidoreductase: MSLRKKAICFFVCMMTITTTIGCSSETKSEIKFKAGTYTGTAIGHSGPVKVETKFSDNKIESVKVLESSETAGIKNAVNEKMPKKIVNDQSLEVDIVSGATSASEAVLNAVGDCAKQAGMDPEKLKIKKPKPNAGKTENMSVDVVVVGAGASGTSAALAAVDSGSNVLMIEKTSIPAGAGTMAGGMFSNGSSLQKSAGVPDLSEWLYKKYMENSNNRANGNLVRAIIDKSGSTVDWLIKNGCNLTLVDPGIGGQPPHINDPKEFVGYTDGGYKAITNLQESIKKKGGKILFDTTGEQLIKNKQGEITGVIAEQIDGKKLNISAKSVVIATGGYGGNAEMIKKNFGEKAGSGAINSVKGDGIKMAWKAGAAESGNYVGQFFFINAAPEGQKMKTAGDVWRLGSYPFLWVNRDGKRFCNEESIYEYAAAGNILYEQPDGMAWVIFNQDTVDLIKQKGTIALDDIYGRWKNNPQKYMEFNAPVDTVELNNSQETPYDLTPFLEEGIKTGEVVKGSTFEELGQKSKMDKQTFDITMKKYTESIANRKDNQFFKDPKYLYNLDKGPYYAMKITTRLLGTLGGVKVDENIQAVDIKDKPIPGLWVAGADAGGAYGNSYVMFEGGTLGYAYNTGRIAGENAAKHALGK, from the coding sequence ATGAGTCTAAGAAAGAAAGCGATTTGTTTCTTTGTATGTATGATGACTATTACTACCACAATTGGTTGTTCATCAGAAACTAAATCGGAAATCAAGTTTAAAGCAGGTACATATACTGGAACTGCAATTGGTCATAGTGGACCAGTAAAAGTTGAGACAAAATTTAGTGATAACAAAATTGAATCTGTAAAAGTATTGGAAAGTTCTGAAACAGCTGGAATAAAAAATGCTGTAAATGAAAAAATGCCTAAAAAAATTGTTAATGATCAAAGTCTTGAAGTAGACATAGTATCAGGAGCAACAAGTGCAAGTGAGGCTGTTCTTAATGCTGTTGGAGATTGTGCAAAGCAAGCAGGAATGGATCCAGAGAAACTAAAAATAAAAAAACCAAAACCTAATGCTGGAAAAACAGAGAATATGTCTGTAGATGTAGTTGTTGTTGGTGCAGGAGCATCAGGTACTTCAGCAGCACTTGCAGCAGTTGATTCAGGATCTAATGTACTTATGATAGAGAAAACATCTATACCAGCAGGTGCAGGTACTATGGCAGGAGGAATGTTTTCAAATGGTAGTTCACTGCAAAAATCAGCTGGAGTGCCAGATCTTTCAGAGTGGCTATATAAGAAATATATGGAAAACAGTAATAATAGGGCTAATGGTAATCTTGTAAGAGCAATTATAGATAAATCAGGTTCTACTGTTGATTGGCTTATAAAAAATGGTTGTAATTTAACTCTAGTAGATCCAGGCATAGGTGGACAACCACCTCATATAAATGATCCTAAAGAATTTGTAGGTTATACAGATGGAGGATACAAAGCTATTACTAATTTACAAGAGTCCATTAAGAAAAAAGGTGGAAAAATATTATTTGATACAACAGGTGAGCAGCTTATAAAAAATAAGCAAGGCGAAATAACAGGAGTTATTGCTGAACAAATAGATGGTAAAAAATTAAACATTTCAGCAAAATCTGTTGTTATTGCAACTGGCGGTTATGGTGGTAATGCTGAAATGATAAAGAAAAATTTTGGTGAAAAAGCAGGTTCAGGTGCAATTAATTCTGTTAAAGGTGATGGTATAAAAATGGCCTGGAAGGCAGGTGCAGCAGAGTCAGGAAACTATGTAGGACAATTCTTCTTTATAAATGCAGCTCCTGAAGGACAGAAGATGAAAACAGCTGGTGATGTATGGAGATTAGGAAGTTATCCATTTTTATGGGTAAATAGAGATGGAAAACGATTCTGTAATGAGGAATCTATTTATGAATATGCAGCAGCAGGAAATATTTTATATGAGCAACCAGATGGTATGGCATGGGTTATATTTAATCAGGATACTGTTGATTTGATAAAACAAAAAGGTACTATTGCTTTGGATGATATTTATGGCAGATGGAAGAATAATCCTCAGAAATATATGGAATTCAATGCACCTGTTGATACAGTAGAACTTAATAATTCTCAAGAAACTCCATATGATTTAACACCTTTTCTTGAAGAAGGTATAAAAACAGGTGAAGTTGTTAAGGGAAGCACTTTTGAAGAATTAGGACAAAAATCAAAGATGGACAAACAAACTTTTGATATTACAATGAAAAAATATACAGAAAGCATTGCTAATAGAAAAGACAATCAATTCTTTAAAGATCCAAAGTATTTATATAACTTGGACAAAGGACCTTATTATGCTATGAAGATTACTACAAGATTACTTGGAACATTAGGTGGCGTTAAGGTTGATGAAAATATTCAAGCAGTGGATATAAAGGATAAACCTATTCCAGGACTTTGGGTTGCAGGAGCAGATGCTGGTGGAGCGTATGGAAATAGCTATGTTATGTTTGAAGGTGGTACCCTTGGATATGCATATAATACTGGTCGTATAGCAGGTGAAAATGCAGCTAAACACGCATTAGGTAAGTAA
- a CDS encoding NAD(P)/FAD-dependent oxidoreductase — protein MESKRIVILGAGYAGVSAAKLLNKKFKKNTEIKVTLIDKNPYHTLMTELHEVAGGRVEEDSVQVNLRKIFRRSSVNVVTDTILKVDFEGKKLVSETEEYPYDYLIIGAGSEPAYFGVPGVKENGFSLWSLEDAVEIREHIPKMFKLAAVEKNLKKKDEMLTFVVAGAGFTGIETMGELAEWKDKLCRHYDIDKNHVKLKVVEAMGKVLPTLDDDSAAKAEHYMKKHGIEIILNSPIVQVNENSIVLKDGRSIPTRTLIWTCGVQGCKFAANLELGDAKRGRVQVNEKMQSMKYENVYMVGDNLYFEENGKPLPQIVETAMQTAETAVHNIAADIEGKEKKAFKSNYHGVMVSIGGKYAVANAGGIKTSGFFAMVMKHLVNMHYLFGIGGINVVWDYLVHEFFNMKDGRTIMGSHLSQKSQTIWLVPFRIFIGVLWLIEGIGKIKQGWLKGDHIYIVATSAVSGASEKVGDVASSASQVVKEAQKAAEATQTALLAHPPEIYTSFMNTFIAPYAHFFQVMIVLGEVALGLAFIAGAFTFLASLGSIFLCCNFILSAMGGKEILWYIFGAIVLMGGSGRSFGLDYYIMPWLEKLWRGEFRKKQIQKI, from the coding sequence ATGGAATCTAAAAGAATTGTCATTTTAGGTGCTGGATATGCAGGGGTAAGTGCAGCAAAATTGCTTAACAAAAAATTTAAAAAAAATACCGAAATTAAAGTAACATTAATAGATAAAAATCCTTATCACACACTTATGACAGAGCTGCATGAAGTAGCTGGTGGAAGAGTGGAAGAAGATAGTGTTCAAGTTAATTTACGTAAAATATTTAGGCGTTCATCAGTAAATGTTGTTACAGATACAATATTAAAGGTTGACTTTGAAGGTAAAAAATTGGTTTCAGAAACTGAGGAATATCCATATGATTATCTTATAATTGGTGCTGGAAGTGAACCTGCTTATTTTGGCGTGCCAGGAGTAAAGGAAAATGGATTTTCATTATGGTCTTTAGAGGATGCAGTAGAGATACGTGAACATATTCCAAAAATGTTTAAATTGGCTGCAGTTGAAAAAAATCTAAAGAAGAAAGATGAAATGCTTACTTTTGTTGTAGCAGGGGCAGGCTTCACTGGAATAGAGACTATGGGTGAACTTGCAGAATGGAAAGATAAACTATGTAGACATTATGATATAGACAAAAATCATGTAAAACTTAAAGTTGTTGAGGCCATGGGAAAAGTATTACCAACCCTTGACGATGATTCGGCTGCTAAGGCTGAACATTATATGAAAAAACATGGTATCGAAATAATTCTTAATTCTCCAATTGTTCAAGTAAATGAAAATTCTATTGTATTAAAAGATGGTAGAAGCATACCTACTAGAACACTAATTTGGACATGCGGTGTTCAAGGGTGTAAATTTGCAGCTAACCTTGAACTAGGTGATGCAAAACGTGGTAGAGTACAGGTTAATGAAAAAATGCAGTCTATGAAATATGAAAATGTATATATGGTAGGAGACAACTTATACTTTGAGGAAAATGGTAAACCGCTGCCTCAGATAGTTGAAACTGCTATGCAGACTGCTGAAACGGCTGTACATAATATTGCTGCTGATATAGAAGGAAAAGAAAAGAAAGCTTTTAAATCAAATTATCATGGAGTTATGGTGTCAATAGGTGGTAAATATGCAGTTGCAAATGCAGGTGGTATAAAAACATCAGGTTTCTTTGCAATGGTGATGAAACATCTTGTTAACATGCACTATCTCTTTGGAATTGGTGGAATTAATGTAGTATGGGATTACCTTGTACATGAGTTCTTTAACATGAAGGATGGAAGAACTATTATGGGATCTCATCTTTCTCAAAAATCACAAACCATATGGTTGGTTCCGTTTAGAATTTTTATAGGTGTTCTTTGGCTTATTGAAGGTATAGGTAAGATTAAACAGGGATGGCTAAAAGGCGATCATATATATATAGTGGCAACTTCAGCAGTGAGTGGAGCCTCAGAAAAAGTTGGAGATGTAGCATCAAGTGCATCGCAGGTTGTAAAAGAAGCACAGAAGGCAGCAGAAGCTACTCAAACTGCACTTTTAGCTCATCCACCTGAAATCTATACGTCGTTTATGAATACATTTATAGCTCCATATGCACATTTTTTTCAAGTTATGATTGTACTTGGCGAAGTTGCTCTTGGATTGGCATTCATTGCAGGTGCATTTACTTTCCTTGCATCGTTAGGTTCTATATTCTTATGCTGTAATTTTATATTGTCAGCAATGGGTGGTAAGGAAATATTGTGGTATATTTTTGGTGCAATTGTATTAATGGGTGGTTCAGGAAGATCATTTGGTCTTGATTATTATATTATGCCATGGCTTGAAAAGTTGTGGAGAGGTGAATTTAGAAAAAAACAAATTCAAAAAATATAA
- a CDS encoding NusG domain II-containing protein, with product MKKIDIFIIIIVIFLAAIFGGYSYYRTHVKYSEKKYAQIYVDNKIYKTVQLNDKNYKQTIEVKNEYGYNIVKIENGTVRIIDADCADKMCVKSGTISEVEQSLVCMPHKLIVIIKSDVSK from the coding sequence ATGAAAAAAATAGATATATTTATTATAATTATAGTAATTTTTTTAGCAGCAATTTTTGGAGGATATTCTTATTATAGAACGCATGTAAAATATAGTGAAAAAAAGTATGCACAAATATATGTAGATAATAAGATATATAAAACGGTTCAGCTAAATGATAAAAATTATAAACAGACTATAGAGGTTAAAAATGAGTATGGTTACAATATTGTGAAAATAGAAAATGGTACTGTTAGAATAATAGATGCTGATTGTGCAGATAAAATGTGCGTGAAATCTGGAACTATTAGTGAAGTAGAGCAATCTCTTGTTTGCATGCCGCATAAATTGATAGTAATAATCAAGAGTGATGTGTCCAAGTGA
- a CDS encoding Gx transporter family protein → MKSTKKMVFMSLLVAQAIILHIVEGMLPVPFITPGAKLGLANITTVVSMYIFSFRETLLIIVLRILLSTFFIGNISSFLFSVTGGILSLVAMYVTKELGKDDVSIWGISIIGSIFHSVGQILVAAFLVENMNIAIYLPVLLVAGVGTGFFVGLTSKYMLIHINKLTYIETLKNIKGRKYGQFLE, encoded by the coding sequence ATGAAAAGTACAAAAAAAATGGTTTTTATGTCTTTACTTGTAGCACAAGCAATCATTCTTCATATTGTTGAAGGTATGCTGCCAGTTCCATTTATAACTCCTGGTGCTAAGCTTGGACTGGCAAATATAACAACTGTTGTTTCTATGTATATTTTTAGTTTTAGAGAAACTTTGCTTATAATTGTACTTAGAATTTTACTCTCCACATTCTTTATAGGAAATATTTCTAGCTTCTTATTTAGTGTAACAGGAGGAATCTTGAGTTTAGTTGCCATGTATGTCACTAAAGAGCTTGGAAAAGATGATGTAAGTATATGGGGAATTAGTATTATAGGATCAATATTTCATAGTGTAGGTCAAATTTTGGTGGCAGCATTTTTAGTAGAAAATATGAATATTGCTATATACCTTCCAGTGCTATTAGTAGCTGGAGTTGGTACGGGATTCTTTGTTGGATTAACCTCAAAATATATGTTAATACACATTAATAAACTAACATATATTGAAACACTAAAGAATATCAAAGGGAGAAAATATGGACAATTTCTGGAGTAA
- a CDS encoding polyprenyl synthetase family protein, producing the protein MDNFWSKYPSIQYELNQVKDIMKKNVRCMDKFMEDIFMEMIDSGGKLLRPAFVILGGHFGKYNKKDIYNIAAATEMLHMATLIHDDIVDNALLRRGKKTIQSGYGKKYAVYMGDFLLSKSLVVLTEIAEVKNLSFTSKSISRICLGEMEQFLSQKNQNVTIKQYLRRISAKTAELFSISLYMSALHSKCSKKVCRNLWHIGHNIGMAFQIIDDILDFCGDEVAIRKSAGNDLREGIYTLPIIYALKDGNSDLSSLLSKNDLCDEDIRSIVSMVNYASGVEKTKKLAQWYTDKAFQLIQKLPDNEHKNILKDVTKTLLIREY; encoded by the coding sequence ATGGACAATTTCTGGAGTAAATATCCTTCAATTCAATATGAATTAAATCAAGTAAAGGATATAATGAAAAAAAATGTTAGATGTATGGACAAATTTATGGAAGATATATTTATGGAAATGATTGATTCTGGAGGAAAACTTTTAAGACCTGCTTTTGTTATTCTTGGTGGACATTTTGGAAAATATAATAAAAAGGACATTTATAATATTGCTGCTGCTACTGAAATGCTGCATATGGCAACGCTTATTCATGATGATATCGTTGATAATGCTCTTTTAAGAAGAGGAAAGAAAACAATACAGTCAGGATATGGTAAAAAATATGCAGTTTATATGGGAGATTTTCTTTTAAGTAAATCTCTAGTAGTCCTTACAGAAATAGCGGAAGTAAAAAATTTAAGTTTTACTTCAAAAAGTATTTCGCGAATTTGTCTTGGTGAAATGGAGCAGTTTTTAAGTCAAAAAAACCAAAATGTTACAATAAAACAATATCTGAGAAGAATCTCAGCTAAAACAGCAGAACTTTTTTCAATAAGCCTTTACATGAGTGCATTACATAGCAAATGTAGTAAAAAAGTTTGTAGAAATTTATGGCATATAGGTCATAATATTGGAATGGCATTTCAAATAATTGATGACATTTTAGATTTTTGTGGTGATGAAGTTGCAATAAGAAAAAGTGCGGGAAATGATTTAAGAGAAGGTATTTATACTCTTCCAATTATATATGCGTTAAAAGATGGCAATAGTGATCTTTCATCATTGCTTTCAAAAAATGATCTTTGTGATGAAGACATTCGCAGTATAGTTAGTATGGTCAACTATGCTAGTGGTGTAGAAAAAACAAAGAAATTAGCACAGTGGTATACAGACAAAGCATTTCAGCTTATACAAAAACTTCCTGATAATGAACATAAAAATATTCTAAAGGACGTCACTAAAACACTTTTGATACGTGAGTACTAA